A portion of the Bacillus thuringiensis genome contains these proteins:
- a CDS encoding phosphatidylinositol-specific phospholipase C domain-containing protein, with protein sequence MGTHSNRESFIDSPAIRSAYPNYVDINGRLTIDRSGFNVNQSVQYTNKNWMNYIDNSRTISELSIPGTHGSMALYGSVLGDILINQTMNLDIQLNSGIRYIDIRCRHYYNTFPIHHDLAFQDAYFDDVLDSVISFLNQNPRETILMKVQEETGFQTPPVGNTRTFGETFNSYLRGREHYFWTPTNSSNPINPTLGEVRGKIILLQNFPGSRQFGIDWGWLHVHDMWELDGSSQIYAKWEKVREHFFSAMRNRNLIFLTHLSANGRIDTLGDPKPWFVASGFADRENNSLAYQLSSNPSSNWPDNPRYHSTSGPIFYGGTNVLTTRRIRDGRFTHTGIIAADFPGKGLIDGTIALNFPGTLSGDFQIVTALNNSSVLDLNGINNVTLWSNNEGNHQRWNFTYDRSENAYVIRSVSNSNLALAWDTSSSNRNVFATTIDSLRQNEYYWILEKNGDGYVFKNKYNSNSNMVLTVVGGSHEGANIQMSERVSGNAQTFFNRLI encoded by the coding sequence ATGGGAACTCATAGTAATCGGGAAAGTTTCATTGATTCACCAGCTATTCGATCAGCATATCCTAATTACGTGGATATTAATGGACGATTAACAATAGATAGAAGTGGATTTAATGTGAATCAATCTGTTCAGTATACAAATAAAAATTGGATGAACTATATTGATAATTCGCGTACAATAAGTGAATTATCAATTCCAGGAACACATGGTTCAATGGCACTTTATGGTAGTGTATTAGGAGATATTCTTATTAATCAAACAATGAATCTTGATATTCAATTAAACTCAGGAATCCGATATATTGATATTCGCTGCAGACATTATTATAATACCTTCCCTATCCATCATGACCTTGCATTCCAAGATGCATATTTTGATGATGTTTTAGATTCAGTGATAAGTTTTTTAAATCAAAATCCCAGAGAAACTATTTTAATGAAAGTACAAGAAGAAACTGGATTCCAAACACCCCCAGTAGGTAATACAAGAACTTTTGGTGAAACTTTTAACTCCTATTTGAGAGGAAGGGAACATTATTTTTGGACTCCTACTAATAGTTCAAATCCAATAAATCCAACATTAGGGGAAGTTCGAGGGAAAATTATTCTACTGCAAAATTTTCCAGGTAGCAGACAATTTGGTATTGATTGGGGCTGGTTACATGTACATGATATGTGGGAGTTAGACGGTAGTAGTCAAATATACGCTAAATGGGAAAAAGTTAGAGAGCATTTTTTTAGTGCCATGCGAAATAGAAATCTAATATTTCTTACTCATTTAAGTGCCAATGGTCGTATTGATACTCTAGGGGATCCAAAGCCTTGGTTTGTAGCAAGTGGTTTTGCGGATCGAGAAAACAATAGTCTTGCATATCAATTAAGTAGCAATCCTTCTTCTAATTGGCCAGATAACCCACGTTATCATTCCACATCAGGTCCTATATTTTACGGAGGAACGAACGTTCTTACTACTAGAAGAATTAGAGATGGTAGATTTACTCATACAGGAATTATTGCAGCCGATTTTCCTGGGAAAGGATTAATTGATGGCACAATTGCGTTAAACTTCCCTGGAACTCTTTCTGGTGATTTTCAAATTGTAACAGCTTTAAATAATAGTAGTGTACTAGATTTAAATGGGATTAATAATGTTACACTATGGTCGAATAATGAAGGAAATCATCAAAGGTGGAATTTTACGTATGACCGATCAGAAAATGCATATGTAATACGTAGTGTAAGTAATTCAAATTTAGCCTTAGCTTGGGATACTTCAAGTTCTAATAGAAATGTATTTGCTACAACAATTGATTCACTAAGACAGAATGAATATTATTGGATTTTAGAAAAAAATGGGGATGGTTATGTATTTAAAAATAAATACAATTCCAATTCTAATATGGTGTTAACCGTTGTTGGAGGAAGTCATGAAGGTGCAAATATTCAGATGTCTGAAAGAGTCAGTGGAAATGCTCAAACATTTTTTAACAGACTTATTTAA
- a CDS encoding IS6 family transposase produces MRYFKGKQFKKDIILVAVGYYCRFSLSYRDVSELLRERGISVHPTTIMRWVHEYGNLIYQIWKKKNKSAHFAWHLDETYIKVKGEWCYLYRAIDRKGYTLDIQLRKTREHQAAYMFMKRLVKAFGEPTVLTTDKAPALLCALKKLKNNGFYVHTKHCTVKHFNNLIEQDHRHIKRRFVKSAGFQNLRHASRTIKGIETIHALYKRRRSFSQDFAFSAYQELQQLMMMA; encoded by the coding sequence ATGAGATATTTTAAAGGAAAACAGTTCAAGAAAGATATTATTTTGGTAGCCGTCGGCTACTACTGTCGTTTTTCTTTAAGTTATCGAGATGTATCTGAACTTTTGAGAGAACGTGGAATATCGGTTCATCCTACAACCATTATGCGTTGGGTGCATGAATATGGCAATTTGATCTATCAAATTTGGAAGAAGAAAAATAAATCAGCACATTTCGCATGGCATTTAGATGAAACCTACATCAAAGTCAAAGGAGAGTGGTGTTATCTTTATCGTGCGATTGATCGAAAAGGATACACCTTGGATATTCAACTTCGTAAAACAAGGGAACATCAAGCCGCTTATATGTTTATGAAAAGGTTAGTGAAAGCTTTTGGAGAACCAACAGTTCTCACAACAGACAAGGCTCCAGCTCTACTTTGTGCGCTCAAAAAACTGAAAAATAATGGTTTTTATGTGCATACGAAACATTGTACTGTTAAGCATTTCAATAATCTCATCGAACAAGATCATAGACATATCAAGCGACGTTTTGTCAAATCCGCAGGATTTCAAAACCTCCGCCATGCTTCACGTACAATCAAAGGAATCGAAACCATTCATGCCCTTTACAAACGAAGGCGAAGTTTTTCACAAGACTTCGCCTTTTCGGCATACCAGGAATTACAACAGTTAATGATGATGGCTTAA